The Faecalibacterium sp. I3-3-33 DNA window GCATCCTGCTGCTGTATCTCGGCGGCGTCATCCTGCCCAGTGCGCTGGAACTGGCGGGCGGCTGGGCGCTGTATAAGATCTACCACACCCGCTGGTGGGATTACAGCGATTTTCCCTTTAATATCGGGGGCTATATCTGTCTGGAATTCTGCCTGCTGTGGGGCGTGGGTACGCTGGTGGTCATGCGCATCGTGCACCCGGTGGTGGCAGACCTTGTAAAGCTCATTCCGCCCTTTGTGGGGGTCATCCTCATGTGCTTTCTGTACGCCGTGTACGCAGTAGACGTGGTGGCTACCGCCATTGCTGCCTCTGCGCTGGCCGATACGCTGGACACCATGGAGCAGCTGGGCGACAGTATCCACGCCGTCAGCGACGCCATGACCCAGCTGCTGGGCACCACCACCCTGAATGCCGACCAGAAGCTGGACGAGGGACGGCTGCAATTCAAGCTTGCCGCCGCCGAGGCGCGGGATGCCGCCGGAAAGCGCCCCTCTGCCCGTGAGACGCTGGCTGCCATCCGCGCCAAGGCCGCCGAAGCCAGCGAAGCTGCCCGCCGCGCCAGCGAGGACGCCCGCCTGAACGCTGCCGAAGCTGCCAACGCCGCCCGCCTTGCTGCCAAGGGCACTGCCGAGCGCGCCGCCGAGCTGCTGCAATTGGAACAGCTGGCCGCAGAGCTGCAGCAGCGCAGCGAGGAAATGCAGACGCAGCTGCTGCGCCTGCCCCGCATCGTTGGCCCGCGCCGTATGCTGCGTGCCTACCCCAAGCTCCGGCACGGCAAAAAGCTGCGCAGCCTGCCCACATTGCGGGAGATGCTGCACCGCGCCGAACAGGAAAACAAGGACGACAACAAGAAACCCCAATGACCCCGAATGCCGCACCGGCGCTGCCGTGTGTGGCATTTTTGTTGCGCTCTGCTCGAATAATGTTGTTAGAAAGTGTGAAAAAACTATTTCAAAA harbors:
- a CDS encoding putative ABC transporter permease, with translation MVSFLTDTVVCGFSLYHILAYFLIYSCIGWCLEVIYAAATTGQLVNRGFLNGPVCPIYGFGMVIVLFALTPLQHSILLLYLGGVILPSALELAGGWALYKIYHTRWWDYSDFPFNIGGYICLEFCLLWGVGTLVVMRIVHPVVADLVKLIPPFVGVILMCFLYAVYAVDVVATAIAASALADTLDTMEQLGDSIHAVSDAMTQLLGTTTLNADQKLDEGRLQFKLAAAEARDAAGKRPSARETLAAIRAKAAEASEAARRASEDARLNAAEAANAARLAAKGTAERAAELLQLEQLAAELQQRSEEMQTQLLRLPRIVGPRRMLRAYPKLRHGKKLRSLPTLREMLHRAEQENKDDNKKPQ